One Schistocerca nitens isolate TAMUIC-IGC-003100 chromosome 1, iqSchNite1.1, whole genome shotgun sequence DNA segment encodes these proteins:
- the LOC126232085 gene encoding protein FAM200B-like, producing the protein MAETDRRIHRRAPSMLGCRSGFVQMVREKNPSVTAIHCVIHRQTLAAKILPKELNDVLKLCIKIKYAGSQKEICKEDYLNFETKKPGVHVALAYLSDIFESLNTLNLKLQGGESNIIFHRVAIKAFTDRLQQWKCKILACNYYCFHRLFGILEEARFHNDFKDTDTKIEISKLIG; encoded by the exons atggcagaaactgataggcgtatACACAGACGCGCcccatcaatgcttggatgtcgctcaggattcgtgcagatggtcagagaaaaaaaccctagtgttactgctatccactgtgtaatacaccgTCAAACATTGGCAGCTAAGATacttccaaaggaactcaatgatgtcttgaaattgtgcatcaaaatc AAGTATGCTGGCTCCCAAAAGGAAATATGcaaggaagattatttgaacttcgagacgaa aaagcccggtgttcatgttgcattggcttatctgtcagatatctttgaatctttaaacacattgaatttgaaattacaaggtggagagtcaaacataatttttcatcgggtTGCCATCAAAGCATTTACTgacaggttgcaacaatggaaatgtaaaattttagcctgcaattattaCTGCTTTCacagattgtttggaatcctggaagaagccagatttcacaacgattttaaggatactgatactaagatTGAAATATCGAAACttataggttag